The genomic segment TATACATATTCACCACCTTATGAACATGTCTGTTTTAGGCGTAAAATACCTCATAGATATTATCAGACCTGAAAAATGCCGAATTTATATTCATGACTATTACAGTATTTGTCCCCAATTTAATCTGCTTAAAGACGATAAAGAGTATTGTGCCGGGGAATTATGCCGGGAATGTAAAGGCAGTGAAAAAAGATATTTGCATTATAATACGGTTAAAAAATTTTTTAATTATGTAAACGCTGATTTTATAGCTCCATCCCGTATAGCAGCGGATATATGGTGTAAATTTTTTAATAAAAATCAAGATAATATAAGAATTATACCCCACCAGGTTATTCGGAAAAAAGCCTGCCATGATAAGTTTAGACTAAAAAATATTAATGATGCCAAATATCGCCTCAGGATTGCATATGTGGGATACGAATCCTTTAATAAAGGTCTTGAAACCTGGTGGAATATTGTTTCAGATCCTGAACTTATTCAAAAATATGATTTTTTTCATCTGGGAGCTGCTGAAGCGAAAAAGACAGGCGTTACCTATATTCCTGTTTCCTTTTTGGAAAATGGTCCTAATGCCATGGTCAGGGCATTGCAGGAAAATCAGATTGACATTGCATTCCTATGGTCAATATGGCCGGAAACTTATTCTTTTACATTGCATGAAGCTTTTGCAGCCGGTTGTTTCGTAATAACTAATCTATTAAGCGGAAATATTGCAGAACAGGTTAAGAAGAGCAGCCGGGGAGTTATATTTGAAAATGAATCTGCAATGATTTCTTTTTTAAAAAATGTCTCTAATGTTAAATCAAAGATTAGACAAAACATGGAAGATAATTTCACTTTTGAACTGGAATTCAATCCACAGATTTCACTTGAAACAGCAGAATCCTTAATAACAGACGGATATTCACATGTTGATAAAAAAAATATTGATGATTTATATCAAAAATCCGGTGAATGGGAAGATTTGTTAAAAGTCATTGAAATAAAAACCCTGGAAACTGAATATATAAAAAGTTTACAGAACAAAGCGAATAATTCGGAAGGTGTCTTGTTCTCTGATATGTTTTACAACAGCAGACTTTATAATATGATAGAATATTTCAGGCAGTATGCTGTTCAATATCCTGCTGCCGGATATATTGGTGAAAAATTGTTCTCTTTGATCTGGAATATTTTTAAAAAAATTAAGAAAGGTAAATATTAATAGATGCACTTTTTTACGAGCATAACGGCAAATTACCTGCCAAAAGCACGGGTATTGGCAAAATCGGTAAAAAAGCACAATCCTGATGCCATATTTCATCTGGTGCTTTCAGATAATATGCCGGAAGGAATAGTGATTAATGAAGAACCATTTGATTCTGTCCTTTTTATAGATGATCTGGATATACCCAACCAGGATTCATGGATATTCAAACATAGTGTAGTTGAACTTTGTACAGCAGTTAAGGGTCCGGCATTTGTAAAATTATTTAAAACTACAAATGCAGATAAAATAGTATATTTTGATCCTGATATTGCAGTATTGAATAATTTGGAGGAACTTGAAAAGATACTTGATAAAAACAGTATTGTTCTGACTCCCCATCAAATTGTTCCTGACACAACAAAAGAGGCCATTATTGATAATGAAATTTGCAGTTTAAAGCATGGCACATATAATCTTGGTTTTCTTGGTATCAGCAGGAGTGAAGAAGGTCTAAGGTTTGTGCAATGGTGGCGGGACAGACTTTTGGAATTTTGCTATGATGATATTCCAAACGGACTTTTTACCGATCAGAAATGGGTTGATCTGGCCCCTGCATTTTTTGATGATATTTTTATCCTTAGAGACAAAACTTATAATGTTGCAACATGGAATTTGACTCATCGAAATGTAAATACTGATGATAACGGGAAGCTGATAATCGAAGGTTTTCCTGTAAAGTTTTTCCATTTTTCTGGTTTTGATTCAGGAGCCCAGGAAATTATGTTGAAAAAATATGCGGGCAGTAATTCTGCATTATTCAAACTTCGAAATTGGTACACCCAGGAACTGGATAGAGAAGGGCAGGGTGTCTTAGGTAAACTTCCAAGTATTTATTCTTTTTATTCAAATGGAGAATTAATTACTCCAGCCCAACGGAAACTTTACCGGTTAAGGCAGGATCTGATGAAAGCATTTCCTTTTCCTGCCCGAGTTATAGAAGATAAGCTTTGTTATTATTATTGGTTCAGAGAAAATGCTTCAGAGGAGATACTTGAAAAAGAAAGAGAATTAATGTTTAAGGAACAGGAACTTGATAAGATTTTGAATTCCAGATCATGGAAAATCACCTTTCCGTTAAGAGTACTTTCTGAATTTTACAGAAATCAATTCATAAATAAGAAATAATGTGTCATAGATTAGCCCCAAAACAAGTATGAATATAATTATTTTTTTATATTTTCACTATTAATTACACTTTTACTTTCATCATTAAGCTGGCATCTGTTTGAAAAGCCATGTTTGGATTTTTCCCAAATTAAAGCATGGGATACGATTAAAATGAGAATAAAATTTTTAGTTACGTCAATTAGTAAACAAGTTAAACATTTATGTGAAATAAAAAATAATCAGTTTTCCAAAAATAATTTCGCTGTTTGGGTTTTTTGTTCAATAATATTCGTTTTAGCTCGTCTTAATTTAGTGCATACTCATATAGAAGGATATACAAATAGTGACTGGACTTTGTTACCGGCAGTATTATCACATGACATACGTCTAATTGCATTATTGTTATTTATTTTAGCTCTTGCTACTTTTTTACCAGTATTAAATATTTTCTTTATTATTCTAACAGTAGGGCTGATTGGAGTTTATTGTCTTGATATTATTAT from the Desulfonema limicola genome contains:
- a CDS encoding glycosyltransferase, whose translation is MHFFTSITANYLPKARVLAKSVKKHNPDAIFHLVLSDNMPEGIVINEEPFDSVLFIDDLDIPNQDSWIFKHSVVELCTAVKGPAFVKLFKTTNADKIVYFDPDIAVLNNLEELEKILDKNSIVLTPHQIVPDTTKEAIIDNEICSLKHGTYNLGFLGISRSEEGLRFVQWWRDRLLEFCYDDIPNGLFTDQKWVDLAPAFFDDIFILRDKTYNVATWNLTHRNVNTDDNGKLIIEGFPVKFFHFSGFDSGAQEIMLKKYAGSNSALFKLRNWYTQELDREGQGVLGKLPSIYSFYSNGELITPAQRKLYRLRQDLMKAFPFPARVIEDKLCYYYWFRENASEEILEKERELMFKEQELDKILNSRSWKITFPLRVLSEFYRNQFINKK